A single Rhinolophus ferrumequinum isolate MPI-CBG mRhiFer1 chromosome 12, mRhiFer1_v1.p, whole genome shotgun sequence DNA region contains:
- the LRRC26 gene encoding leucine-rich repeat-containing protein 26 — translation MVGGVCMGVGVRSSCSGFSGWWITQGARATCSTASDVEPREAPSSKLRTGAASWLSAQPRPRRDQPRDRNCQRSGRRVICTSAAGTDGPQGHTRSRPPTAGPKAAPMPSPSSLSRRPPPLLLLLLSLWSVWAQVPVAATPTATPGSPDCPEACACAPGGQANCSGRALSAVPVGLSRRVRALLLDHNHVRALPSRAFVGSDALRHLDLRENGLRWVHARAFWGLGVLQQLDLSANQLEALAPGTFASLRALRALSLANNRLALLEPAALGALPLLHALSLQDNELSELAPNLLAGLPSLNALRLRGNPWACGCALRPLCAWLRRHPQPAPEAETLVCVSPGRLTLSPLTAFSDAAFSHCVQPLAPWDLAVIYALGPVSFLTSLATCLALGSVFTACRARRRRRAAASRPRRRPLNSDVGWASPADPGSPAAAAQV, via the exons ATGGTGGGTGGTGTGTGTATGGGAGTGGGTGTGAGATCCAGCTGTTCAGGCTTCAGCGGATGGTGGATTACGCAGGGGGCGAGGGCGACTTGTAGCACCGCTTCTGACGTGGAGCCAAGAGAAGCCCCGAGCTCCAAGCTCCGGACAGGTGCTGCGAGCTGGCTAAGTGCCCAGCCCCGCCCTAGGCGGGACCAGCCGCGGGACAGGAACTGCCAGCGCTCGGGCCGGAGAGTTATTTGTACCAGCGCCGCAGGTACGGACGGCCCTCAGGGACACACGAGAAGCAGGCCTCCCACCGCGGGTCCCAAGGCTGCTCCCATGCCGAGTCCCTCCTCTCTGTCGCGGCGCCCGCCGCCGCTGTTACTGCTGCTGCTGTCGCTGTGGTCAGTCTGGGCTCAAGTGCCCGTCGCAGCCACCCCCACGGCAACCCCGGGCTCCCCGGACTGCCCCGAGGCGTGCGCGTGCGCGCCGGGCGGCCAGGCCAACTGCTCGGGAAGAGCGCTGTCCGCGGTGCCCGTGGGCCTGAGTCGGCGCGTGCGCGCGCTGCTGCTGGACCACAACCACGTGCGCGCGCTGCCGTCCCGAGCCTTCGTGGGCTCTGACGCGCTGCGGCACCTGGACCTGCGCGAGAATGGGCTGCGCTGGGTGCACGCGCGGGCCTTTTGGGGCCTGGGCGTGCTGCAGCAGCTCGACCTCAGCGCCAACCAGCTGGAGGCGCTGGCGCCTGGTACCTTCGCGTCGCTGCGCGCGCTGCGCGCCCTCTCGCTAGCCAACAACCGGTTGGCGCTCCTGGAACCCGCGGCGTTGGGTGCACTCCCGCTGCTGCACGCGCTCAGCTTGCAGGACAACGAGCTGTCTGAGCTCGCGCCCAATCTGCTGGCCGGCCTGCCGTCTCTCAACGCGCTGCGCCTGCGCGGCAACCCCTGGGCCTGCGGCTGCGCGCTGCGCCCGCTCTGCGCCTGGCTGCGCCGGCACCCGCAGCCAGCGCCAG AAGCCGAGACATTGGTCTGCGTGTCGCCGGGGCGCCTGACGCTCAGCCCCTTGACTGCCTTCTCCGACGCCGCCTTCAGCCACTGCGTGCAGCCACTCGCACCGTGGGACCTGGCGGTGATCTACGCGCTCGGGCCGGTCTCCTTCCTCACCAGCCTGGCCACCTGCCTAGCGCTGGGCTCGGTGTTCACCGCCTGCCGCGCGCGCCGCAGGCGCCGCGCCGCCGCCAGCCGCCCACGGAGGCGACCTCTGAACTCCGACGTCGGCTGGGCCTCGCCTGCAGACCCTGGGAGCCCCGCTGCCGCCGCTCAAGTCTGA
- the TMEM210 gene encoding transmembrane protein 210 — translation MAPCPRPVPGLVGSPLGLICLSLLLFPAAAGTYCECGLGLSREALIALLVVLAGISASCFFALVIVAVGVIRAKGETCPGHMDRRLVGRFGVQEDRMDLQTVHVESHLMDPDLEVSRMPPLEEQGLMAIPMDSVVPSATLEELSCPPPPE, via the exons ATGGCCCCCTGTCCCCGGCCTGTCCCCGGCCTGGTCGGCAGCCCCCTTGGCCTGATATGTTTGTCCCTTTTGCTCTTCCCTGCTGCAG CTGGAACCTACTGCGAATGCGGCCTTGGCCTCAGCCGTGAGGCCCTCATTGCCTTGCTCGTGGTGCTGGCTGGGATCAGCGCCAGCTGCTTCTTTGCCCTCGTCATCGTGGCGGTCGGTGTCATTCGAGCCAAGGG TGAAACATGCCCCGGACACATGGACAGAAG ATTGGTGGGGCGCTTTGGAGTCCAGGAAGACCGCATGGACCTGCAGACGGTGCACGTGGAGTCCCACCTCATGGACCCAGACCTGGAGGTCTCCAGGATGCCGCCCCTGGAGGAGCAGGGCCTAATGGCCATCCCTATGGACTCAGTGGTCCCATCTGCCACTCTAGAGGAGCTATCCTGTCCTCCCCCACCTGAGTAG
- the ANAPC2 gene encoding anaphase-promoting complex subunit 2, translating to MVAGHSNRRSCNAARACALPLNSARIEYVISARLPFASPLRAREPSCASSARAAPSGSGCWWVLMAAAERPGPTQQLLAAWNTVSTGLVPPAALGLASSRTSGAVPPKEEELRAAVEVLKGHGLHSVLEEWFVEVLQNDLQANISLEFWNAVSQRENCADEPQCLLLLLDAFGLLESRLDPYLRSLELLEKWTRLGLLMGAGAQGLREKVHTTLRGVLFFSTPRSFQEMVQRLYGRFLRVYLQSKRKGEGGTDPELEGDLDSRYARRRYYRLLQSPVCAGCGSDKQQCWCRQALEQFHQLSQVLHRLSLLERVSAEAVTTTLHQVTRERMEDRCRGEYERSFLREFHKWIERVVGWLGKVFLQDGPARPASPEAGSTLRRWRCHVQKFFYRVYAGLRIEELFSVIRDFPDSRPAVEDLKYCLERTDQRQQLLASLKAALETRLLHPGVNTCDIITLYISAIKALRVLDPSMVILEVACEPIRRYLRTREDTVRQIVAGLTGDSDGTGDLAVELSKTDPASLETGQDSEDDSGEPEDWVPDPVDADPGKSSSKRRSSDIISLLVSIYGSKDLFINEYRSLLADRLLHQFSFSPEREIRNVELLKLRFGEAPMHFCEVMLKDMADSRRINANIREEDEKRPAEEQPPFGVYAVILSSEFWPPFKEEKLEVPEDIREALDVYCKKYEKLKAMRTLSWKHTLGLVTMDVELADRTLSVAVTPVQAVVLLYFQDQASWTLEELSKVVKMPVALLRRRMAVWLQQGVLREEPTGTFSVVEEERPQDRDSMVLLDSDDDSDSGMASQADQKEEELLLFWTYIQAMLTNLESLSLERIYSMLRMFVVTGPALAEIDLQELQGFLQKKVREQQLVYAGGVYRLPKSCG from the exons ATGGTCGCCGGCCACTCCAACCGCCGCTCCTGCAACGCCGCCCGCGCCTGCGCACTGCCTCTCAACAGCGCGCGCATCGAGTACGTCATCTCCGCGCGCCTGCCGTTCGCCTCACCGCTGCGCGCGCGCGAGCCTAGCTGTGCGTCATCAGCGCGCGCGGCGCCGAGCGGCTCTGGATGCTGGTGGGTGCTGATGGCGGCGGCGGAGCGCCCCGGGCCGACACAGCAGCTGCTGGCGGCCTGGAATACCGTGAGCACCGGGCTGGTGCCGCCGGCCGCGCTGGGACTG GCATCCTCCCGGACCAGCGGTGCGGTCCCTCCCAAGGAAGAGGAGCTGCGGGCGGCGGTGGAGGTTCTGAAGGGCCACGGCCTGCACTCGGTCCTGGAGGAGTGGTTCGTGGAGGTGCTGCAGAACGATTTGCAGGCCAACATCTCCCTCGAGTTCTGGAATGCCGTCTCCCAGCGGGAGAACTGTGCCGACGAGCCCCAGTGCCTTCTGCTGCTCCTCGACGCTTTCGGCCTGCTGGAGAGCCGCCTGGACCCCTACCTGCGTAGCCTGGAGCTCCTGGAGAAATGGACTCGCCTGGGCTTGCTGATGGGCGCCGGCGCCCAGGGGCTGCGGGAGAAGGTCCACACCACGTTGCGGGGCGTGCTGTTCTTCTCCACCCCCAGAAGCTTTCAGGAGATGGTCCAGCGCCTCTATGGGCGCTTCTTGAGAGTCTACTTGCAGAGtaagaggaaaggggaagggggcACAGACCCGGAACTGGAGGGGGACTTGGACAGCAGGTATGCCCGCCGCCGGTACTACCGGCTTCTGCAGAGCCCAGTGTGTGCGGGGTGCGGCAGTGACAAGCAGCAGTGCTGGTGCCGCCAGGCCCTGGAGCAGTTCCATCAGCTCAGCCAGGTCCT ACACAGGCTCAGTCTGCTGGAGCGGGTCAGTGCTGAGGCCGTGACCACCACCCTGCACCAGGTGACCCGGGAGCGGATGGAGGACCGCTGCCGGGGCGAGTACGAGCGCTCCTTCCTGCGTGAGTTCCACAAG TGGATCGAGAGGGTGGTCGGCTGGCTGGGCAAGGTGTTCCTGCAGGATGGCCCCGCCAGGCCCGCGTCCCCTGAGGCCGGCAGCACGCTGCGGCGCTGGCGTTGCCACGTGCAGAAATTCTTCTACCGCGTGTACGCTGGACTGCGAATCGAAGAGCTCTTCAGTGTCATCCGAG ACTTCCCGGACTCCCGGCCAGCCGTTGAGGACCTCAAGTACTGCCTGGAGAGGACCGACCAGCGGCAGCAGCTGCTCGCGTCTCTCAAGGCCGCCCTGGAGACGCGGCTCCTCCACCCAG GCGTCAACACATGCGACATCATCACCCTCTACATCTCTGCCATCAAGGCGCTGCGCGTGCTGGACCCCTCCATGGTCATTCTGGAGGTGGCTTGTGAGCCCATTCGCCGCTACCTGAG GACTCGGGAGGACACGGTGCGGCAGATTGTGGCCGGGCTGACGGGGGACTCAGACGGGACAGGGGACTTGGCTGTCGAGTTGTCCAAGACAGACCCAGCGAGCCTGGAAACTGGCCAGGACAGCGAGGATGACTCCGGCGAGCCTGAGGACTGGGTCCCTGACCCCGTGGACGCCGACCCAG GGAAGTCCAGCTCCAAGCGGCGCTCCTCGGACATCATCAGCCTGCTGGTCAGCATCTACGGCAGCAAAGACCTCTTCATCAACGAGTACCGCTCGCTGCTGGCTGACCGCCTGCTGCACCAGTTCAGCTTCAGCCCTGAGAG GGAGATCCGCAACGTGGAGTTGCTGAAGCTGCGCTTTGGCGAGGCCCCGATGCACTTCTGCGAGGTCATGCTGAAG GACATGGCGGACTCCCGCCGCATCAACGCCAACATCCGTGAGGAGGACGAGAAGCGGCCCGCAGAGGAGCAGCCGCCATTCGGGGTCTACGCCGTCATCCTGTCCAGTGAGTTCTGGCCCCCCTTCAAGGAAGAGAAGCTGGAGGTCCCCGAGGACATCAGGGAGGCCCTGGATGTCTACTGCAAGAAGTATGAGAAACTGAAG GCCATGCGGACCCTCAGCTGGAAGCACACCCTGGGCCTGGTGACCATGGATGTGGAGCTGGCTGACCGCACGCTGTCTGTGGCCGTGACCCCTGTGCAGGCTGTGGTCTTGCTGTATTTCCAGGACCAAG CCAGCTGGACCCTGGAGGAGCTGAGCAAGGTGGTAAAGATGCCGGTGGCCCTGCTGCGACGGCGCATGGCGGTGTGGCTACAGCAGGGCGTGCTGCGGGAGGAGCCTACTGGCACCTTCTCTGTCGTGGAGGAAGAGCGGCCCCAGGACCGTGACAGCATGGTGCTCCTTGACAGCGACGATGACAGTGACTCGGGCATGGCCTCCCAAGCCGaccagaaggaggaggagctgcTG CTCTTCTGGACGTACATCCAGGCCATGCTGACCAACCTGGAGAGCCTGTCGCTGGAGCGCATCTACAGCATGCTGCGCATGTTTGTGGTGACGGGCCCCGCGCTCGCTGAGATCGACCTGCAGGAGCTGCAAGGCTTCCTGCAGAAGAAGGTGCGCGAACAGCAGCTCGTCTACGCCGGAGGCGTCTACCGCCTGCCCAAGAGCTGCGGCTGA
- the SSNA1 gene encoding microtubule nucleation factor SSNA1 has product MTQQGAAMQNYNNELVKCIEELCQKREELCRQIQQEEDEKQRLQNEVRQLTEKLARVNENLARKIASRNEFDQTIAETEAAYLKILESSQTLLSVLKKEAGNLSKATASEQKSSGGKDS; this is encoded by the exons ATGACCCAGCAGGGCGCGGCGATGCAGAACTACAACAACGAGCTGGTCAAGT GCATCGAGGAGCTGTGCCAGAAGCGGGAGGAGTTGTGCCGGCAGATCCAGCAGGAAGAAGATGAGAAGCAGCGGCTGCAGAATGAGGTGAGGCAGCTGACTGAGAAACTGGCCCGCGTCAATGAGAACCTGGCACGCAAGATCGCCTCTCGAAATGAATTTGATCAGACCATCGCAGAGACCGAGGCAGCCTATCTCAAG ATCTTGGAGAGCTCACAGACTCTACTTAGTGTTCTGAAGAAGGAAGCTGGGAACTTGAGCAAGGCCACAGCCTCAGAGCAGAAGAGCAGTGGAGGAAAGGACAGCTGA